A single region of the Roseofilum capinflatum BLCC-M114 genome encodes:
- a CDS encoding DUF433 domain-containing protein produces MSTQTISRYVTRNPEILGGEPIIIGTRTSVRAIVGFWKMNIQPEEILDHLPHLTLAQVFDALSFYCDHRAGIDEYIEKNQVPDDYVHPVVRSQLNI; encoded by the coding sequence ATGTCTACTCAAACCATTTCACGCTACGTGACTCGCAACCCTGAAATTCTAGGGGGAGAGCCAATTATTATCGGTACTCGGACTTCCGTGCGGGCTATCGTTGGTTTCTGGAAGATGAATATTCAACCTGAAGAAATCTTAGATCATTTGCCTCATCTGACGTTAGCTCAAGTCTTTGATGCTTTAAGCTTTTACTGCGATCATCGAGCAGGAATTGATGAGTATATTGAGAAAAATCAAGTCCCTGATGACTATGTACATCCAGTGGTCAGATCCCAGTTAAATATCTAA
- a CDS encoding DUF1995 family protein — MTVLPQTLDEAIAQAKAATLQALEDGQRLIQVELVFPEIALEAQKLAQDFIPVLQEFGGQPKVFFPDTGAAALARRDWGEIPFTVTDLGSNRSPIDDKIDPEDDSFLVVNASSVEVGQVERLVNFAGDRPIVLLIPKLEDVAVVGIGYAARQLRERLLSQIYSCYYIRPLEGAALYRCHPHPWQVWLETPEGNYTQIAEQPQKPVGEALDQILIRATTGENTDQSAPTRQRRGGIFGELERFIKALTQ; from the coding sequence ATGACCGTACTACCCCAAACTCTCGATGAGGCGATCGCCCAAGCCAAAGCTGCAACGTTGCAAGCGCTCGAAGATGGACAGCGCTTGATTCAAGTCGAGTTAGTCTTTCCCGAAATTGCCCTCGAAGCCCAGAAACTTGCCCAAGACTTTATCCCCGTATTGCAAGAGTTTGGGGGACAACCGAAGGTATTCTTTCCCGATACCGGAGCGGCAGCTCTAGCCCGTCGAGACTGGGGGGAAATCCCCTTTACGGTCACGGACTTAGGCAGCAACCGATCGCCCATAGACGATAAAATAGACCCCGAAGACGATAGCTTTCTGGTCGTTAACGCCTCCTCTGTAGAAGTGGGGCAAGTTGAGCGCCTAGTTAATTTCGCTGGCGATCGCCCCATTGTCCTCTTAATCCCCAAACTCGAAGATGTGGCAGTTGTCGGTATCGGTTATGCTGCCCGTCAACTGCGGGAGAGACTCCTGAGCCAAATCTACTCCTGCTATTATATCCGTCCCCTAGAAGGAGCCGCCCTTTATCGCTGCCACCCCCATCCCTGGCAAGTTTGGTTAGAAACCCCAGAGGGGAACTATACCCAAATTGCCGAACAACCGCAAAAACCCGTAGGCGAAGCCCTCGATCAGATTTTAATCCGAGCCACAACTGGGGAAAATACGGATCAATCAGCCCCGACTCGGCAACGACGGGGCGGTATTTTCGGAGAACTCGAACGTTTTATTAAAGCTTTAACTCAATAA
- a CDS encoding PP2C family protein-serine/threonine phosphatase yields the protein MPTETAFLNCPHPTCQAVNSEETQCCQRCGTRLIKRYLWATSPDLRPLGQALDFLQPGERIGDRYLYKGNHIFLDLKPGVPPHIPPEISASMQTYLKLFPYRLHLPQPYELLTLQPTLPPVLLLEGAPIHSSLVSTVSQKAPLMPRFKEQWQVAPAMRQLHWLWQIAHLWQPFKVLGVANSLLDHQFLRVEGPVLRILELRSDPESGLELSQLGKMWLPLAKQANPLISRFLQHLAQGLTDGQIQAMDRAIAELDRALRYCSQSQTTQFTLCTATDKGPSRSHNEDACYPVQPPPGKTVSSTDPSEPLAAIVCDGIGGHAGGEVASQQAIKTILDSFTWDKISPDRNPSEQVYQITSLLDQLIRDANTVISDRNDQEHRHERQRMGTTLVMAVVPPPVDRAHELYIAHVGDSRIYWVTQQGCHQVTLDDDLASREVRLGYRLYREALQHRAAGALVQALGMSESDLLHPTVGRLILDEDGIVLLCSDGLSDGDRVENHWESQLLPVLAGQLDVASATAKLVELANTLNGHDNVTIGLIHYQVQPKEITLEPLTELFDPLTPGDRSPQPSVKESMKTQLVTVGAPEVSPSSTLTATTSTRRVSIPGLLMGITILLVLGAGMLYVFRDLWMESPPPQTSPATSVFPSSSSSPMNP from the coding sequence ATGCCAACCGAAACCGCATTCCTTAACTGTCCCCATCCCACTTGCCAGGCAGTCAACTCAGAAGAGACTCAATGTTGCCAACGTTGCGGCACTCGGTTAATTAAACGGTATTTGTGGGCGACTTCCCCAGACCTGCGTCCCCTGGGCCAGGCCTTAGACTTTCTGCAACCGGGAGAGCGCATCGGCGATCGCTATCTCTATAAAGGTAACCACATTTTTCTCGATCTGAAACCAGGGGTTCCTCCCCATATCCCCCCCGAAATTTCAGCGTCGATGCAAACCTATCTGAAATTATTTCCCTATCGACTCCATCTTCCTCAACCCTACGAACTCTTAACCCTCCAACCGACTTTACCACCTGTGTTACTGCTAGAGGGAGCGCCAATTCATTCCTCTCTTGTGTCCACAGTTTCCCAAAAAGCTCCCCTGATGCCTCGGTTCAAAGAACAATGGCAAGTAGCCCCTGCTATGCGCCAATTGCATTGGTTATGGCAAATTGCCCATTTGTGGCAACCATTCAAGGTTTTAGGTGTGGCCAATTCCTTGCTCGATCATCAATTTTTGCGGGTTGAAGGGCCGGTGCTACGGATTCTGGAATTGCGAAGCGATCCTGAATCGGGTCTGGAGTTATCCCAGTTAGGCAAAATGTGGTTACCCTTAGCTAAACAGGCTAACCCTCTCATCAGTCGGTTTTTGCAACATTTAGCTCAAGGATTAACGGATGGCCAGATTCAAGCTATGGATCGGGCGATCGCCGAACTCGATCGGGCCTTACGCTATTGTAGCCAGTCCCAAACGACCCAATTTACCCTCTGTACTGCTACAGATAAGGGCCCTAGTCGCTCCCATAATGAAGATGCTTGTTATCCCGTACAACCGCCTCCAGGAAAAACGGTTTCCTCTACTGACCCATCTGAACCCCTTGCGGCGATCGTCTGTGATGGAATTGGCGGTCATGCTGGGGGAGAAGTGGCTTCTCAACAGGCGATTAAAACGATCTTAGACTCTTTTACCTGGGATAAGATTTCCCCTGACCGAAATCCCTCGGAGCAGGTGTACCAGATTACCAGTTTGCTCGATCAGCTCATTCGTGATGCTAATACAGTCATTAGCGATCGCAATGACCAAGAACATCGTCACGAGCGACAACGGATGGGAACGACCCTGGTGATGGCTGTAGTTCCCCCTCCTGTGGATCGGGCCCATGAGCTTTATATTGCCCATGTAGGGGATTCCCGGATTTATTGGGTCACTCAGCAGGGATGCCATCAGGTGACCTTAGATGATGATTTAGCCTCTCGCGAAGTGCGCTTGGGGTATCGCTTATATCGTGAAGCGCTACAACATCGGGCGGCAGGAGCTTTGGTACAGGCCTTGGGCATGAGCGAATCAGATTTGTTACATCCTACTGTAGGGCGATTGATTTTAGATGAAGATGGGATTGTGTTGCTTTGCTCCGATGGTCTCAGTGATGGCGATCGGGTGGAAAATCATTGGGAAAGCCAACTGTTACCCGTTTTAGCGGGGCAGTTAGATGTAGCGAGTGCGACGGCGAAATTGGTGGAATTAGCGAATACTCTGAATGGTCATGACAATGTGACTATTGGCCTGATTCATTATCAAGTCCAGCCCAAGGAAATCACCCTTGAACCCCTAACGGAATTGTTCGATCCCCTGACTCCAGGCGATCGCTCTCCTCAACCGTCAGTGAAGGAATCAATGAAAACTCAACTGGTAACCGTTGGCGCTCCTGAAGTCTCACCTAGCTCAACGTTAACCGCAACAACATCCACCAGAAGGGTTTCGATTCCAGGGCTATTAATGGGAATTACCATCTTATTGGTTTTAGGGGCAGGGATGTTATATGTTTTCAGGGACTTATGGATGGAATCTCCACCTCCCCAAACCTCTCCAGCTACATCGGTTTTCCCTTCCTCCAGTTCCAGTCCCATGAACCCTTAA
- a CDS encoding metallophosphoesterase family protein, with translation MIGATGRRIIIGDVHGNYDGLMRLLEAIAPGDGDRLYFLGDLIDRGPKSAEVVNFVRNHNYPCIRGNHEQLLIDSFPDGKIHYPALQAWLYSGGQATLASYQDAHLLLEHLQWISQLPLYLDLGDLWLVHAGVHPGLPIDEQTEYELCWIRDQFHSIPTPYFPDKTIITGHTITFTFPGVNPGQIVQGKGWLDIDTGAYHRRSGWLTALDWTNQQVYQANIYNQTLRILPLEESVTCVEPEAIIPRHSVAAH, from the coding sequence ATGATAGGAGCAACAGGGCGACGGATTATTATCGGTGATGTCCACGGAAATTATGATGGCTTAATGCGTCTTCTGGAGGCGATCGCCCCTGGAGACGGCGATCGGCTATACTTCCTAGGAGACCTAATCGATCGCGGGCCCAAAAGCGCAGAAGTCGTCAACTTCGTTCGCAACCATAACTATCCCTGCATTCGAGGAAACCACGAACAACTACTGATCGACAGTTTCCCCGACGGCAAAATCCACTATCCCGCCCTCCAAGCATGGCTCTATAGTGGCGGACAAGCCACCCTCGCCAGCTATCAAGATGCTCATCTGCTCCTTGAGCATCTGCAATGGATTAGCCAACTCCCCCTCTACCTCGACCTCGGCGATCTTTGGCTCGTACATGCTGGCGTTCATCCCGGTTTACCCATCGACGAACAAACCGAATACGAACTCTGCTGGATTCGCGATCAATTCCACAGCATTCCCACCCCCTACTTCCCCGATAAAACCATTATCACCGGTCACACCATCACCTTTACCTTCCCAGGCGTAAACCCCGGCCAAATCGTCCAAGGAAAAGGCTGGTTAGACATCGATACCGGAGCTTATCATCGCCGTAGCGGATGGTTAACTGCCCTAGACTGGACGAATCAGCAAGTCTATCAAGCCAACATCTATAATCAAACCTTGCGTATCTTACCCCTAGAAGAAAGCGTCACCTGTGTCGAACCCGAAGCCATCATTCCCCGGCATTCTGTTGCTGCTCATTAA
- a CDS encoding helix-turn-helix domain-containing protein, translating into MLNTQSSNYINLLQEFPPRPIKSEEDLLAVQQVIDTLLDSGELTPDKRDYLNLLGLLVHEYEEKYVLIPDLNGVELLKALIDELGLKQKDLVPIFKTESIISDVLNGKRKLTVEHIEKLADFFEVSPSVFFRRSPDNDVLEVTNDDSNEE; encoded by the coding sequence ATGTTGAACACTCAATCTAGCAATTATATTAACCTTCTGCAAGAATTCCCCCCTCGCCCGATTAAATCAGAAGAGGATCTACTTGCTGTGCAACAAGTGATTGACACTTTACTAGACTCTGGTGAACTCACACCGGACAAACGAGATTACCTGAATCTGTTGGGTCTTCTGGTTCATGAGTATGAAGAAAAGTATGTATTGATTCCCGATTTAAATGGGGTTGAGTTACTGAAGGCTCTGATTGATGAGTTGGGTTTGAAGCAAAAAGATTTAGTCCCAATTTTCAAAACGGAGTCCATTATTTCTGACGTTCTTAATGGTAAACGAAAGTTGACGGTGGAACATATTGAAAAATTAGCGGATTTCTTTGAGGTGTCTCCATCAGTGTTTTTCAGGCGATCGCCAGATAATGATGTTTTGGAGGTCACCAACGATGATTCAAATGAAGAGTGA
- a CDS encoding DUF5615 family PIN-like protein, whose product MTTVALLYTDEDMSAMVAILLKAQELDVTTVPEQGTLGKSDREQLEFATSINRCLLTHNRVDFERLHLEYMENDQAHSGIIVIPQKIPYEVAQRISVLVKALTADEITNQLLYA is encoded by the coding sequence ATGACTACTGTTGCCTTACTGTACACCGATGAAGATATGTCTGCAATGGTGGCGATACTGTTGAAAGCACAAGAGCTAGACGTGACGACAGTTCCCGAACAAGGTACACTAGGTAAAAGCGATCGCGAACAACTCGAATTTGCCACCTCAATAAATCGATGTCTTTTGACCCATAATCGTGTTGATTTTGAGCGATTGCATCTTGAGTATATGGAAAATGATCAAGCCCATAGTGGGATTATCGTTATTCCTCAGAAAATTCCCTATGAAGTTGCCCAAAGGATTTCTGTTTTAGTCAAAGCTTTAACCGCCGATGAGATTACAAATCAATTACTGTATGCCTAA
- a CDS encoding restriction endonuclease gives MAIPDFQAILLPLLKLAGDQKRHSMQEAIQYLANTFQLTNEERKELLPSGKQAVFDNRVGWARTYLKKAGLLESPARSFFQITNRGVDLLQTNPSKINTAFLKKYPEFRKFQMGNPSKDKSASDNDANLSISEGEGQGSNQQTPEEILEYSYQELRSALAQELLEKVKSCSPSFFERLVVELLVKMGYGGSIKEAGRAMGKTGDEGIDGMIKEDRLGLDRIYIQAKRWQDSVGRPEIQKFVGALAGQGANKGIFITTSRFTEQAKTYSPKNDTKVVLIDGAELAEYMIDFDLGVSTVSEYKLKKIDTDYFEAD, from the coding sequence ATGGCTATTCCTGATTTTCAAGCGATTCTCCTACCTTTATTAAAACTGGCGGGCGATCAAAAGCGTCATTCCATGCAAGAAGCGATTCAGTACCTTGCTAATACTTTTCAGCTTACAAATGAAGAGCGCAAAGAATTGCTCCCTAGTGGAAAACAAGCGGTTTTTGATAATCGAGTGGGTTGGGCAAGGACTTATCTGAAAAAAGCTGGACTATTAGAATCTCCAGCCCGGTCATTTTTCCAAATTACCAATCGAGGAGTGGACTTACTCCAGACCAATCCGAGTAAAATTAATACGGCGTTCCTCAAAAAGTATCCAGAATTCAGAAAATTTCAGATGGGGAATCCTTCAAAAGATAAATCTGCTTCAGATAATGATGCAAATCTATCTATATCTGAAGGAGAAGGTCAGGGTTCTAATCAACAAACGCCTGAAGAAATTTTGGAGTATTCTTATCAAGAGCTTCGCAGTGCTTTAGCTCAAGAACTTTTAGAGAAAGTCAAATCTTGCTCGCCTTCTTTTTTTGAACGTCTGGTGGTTGAACTGTTGGTTAAAATGGGGTATGGTGGCTCGATTAAGGAAGCGGGACGAGCGATGGGTAAAACTGGGGATGAAGGAATTGATGGTATGATTAAGGAAGATCGTTTAGGATTAGATCGCATTTATATTCAAGCTAAACGTTGGCAGGATTCAGTGGGTCGGCCAGAAATTCAGAAATTTGTTGGTGCTTTGGCGGGTCAAGGGGCGAATAAAGGAATTTTTATTACCACTTCTAGATTTACGGAACAAGCTAAAACCTATTCGCCCAAAAATGACACGAAAGTGGTTTTAATTGATGGCGCAGAGTTGGCGGAGTATATGATTGATTTTGACTTAGGAGTATCTACGGTCTCAGAGTATAAACTGAAGAAAATAGATACGGATTATTTTGAGGCTGATTAA
- the cheB gene encoding chemotaxis-specific protein-glutamate methyltransferase CheB — protein MPIRVIIVEDSPVAMTILKRMLNASPDIEVVGTARTGKEALGLIARVNPQVICTDLHMPEMDGLALTQEVMSTHPKPILVISSSVREQDTHQVFQVLAAGAVDVFPKPEGGLGVDADRIQQALVNKVKVLSGVSVFTNRQRSRQQMTRTTAAHSPQSCPASRSIPTLSRSSLLSQPKLTFKTTHLGLIALGASTGGPQVLEQILSQFPAHLPVPVICVQHISEGFLQGFMDWLSAHCALPVSIARAGDRPQPGHVYFPPERSHLILDRHGCFAYNRTLAIGGHCPSITVTFNSVAQYYKSRSIGVLLTGMGRDGADGLLSIFQAGGLTFAQNEASCVVFGMPKEAIALGAARQVLPPEAIPTAILRKLGNG, from the coding sequence ATGCCTATTCGAGTCATAATTGTTGAAGATTCTCCCGTTGCGATGACCATCCTCAAGCGGATGCTCAATGCCTCTCCAGATATCGAGGTGGTGGGTACAGCTCGCACCGGAAAAGAGGCCCTCGGCCTGATTGCTAGAGTCAATCCCCAAGTCATCTGCACAGACTTGCATATGCCAGAAATGGATGGGTTAGCCTTGACTCAAGAAGTGATGTCTACTCACCCTAAACCTATTCTAGTGATTAGTTCATCGGTGCGCGAACAGGATACCCATCAAGTTTTCCAAGTCTTGGCTGCGGGAGCAGTGGATGTATTTCCTAAACCGGAAGGGGGACTCGGAGTGGATGCCGATCGCATTCAACAGGCGTTAGTTAATAAGGTAAAGGTGTTATCTGGAGTGTCTGTTTTTACTAATCGCCAACGCTCCCGACAACAGATGACGAGAACTACAGCGGCCCACTCCCCCCAATCTTGCCCTGCCTCTCGATCAATCCCGACCTTATCGCGTTCCTCTCTCCTCTCTCAACCCAAACTGACATTCAAAACCACCCATTTGGGTTTGATTGCCCTAGGAGCCTCTACAGGGGGGCCACAAGTATTAGAGCAAATTTTAAGTCAATTTCCAGCCCATCTACCGGTTCCGGTGATTTGCGTGCAACATATTAGTGAAGGTTTTTTACAAGGATTTATGGACTGGTTGTCTGCCCACTGCGCCCTTCCTGTGAGCATTGCCAGAGCTGGCGATCGCCCCCAACCTGGCCATGTCTATTTCCCCCCAGAACGCTCCCATCTCATTCTCGATCGGCACGGTTGTTTTGCTTATAACCGTACTCTGGCCATTGGTGGTCATTGTCCCTCCATTACCGTGACGTTTAATTCAGTGGCTCAATATTATAAAAGTCGCAGTATTGGCGTATTACTCACGGGAATGGGACGAGATGGGGCGGATGGCTTGTTGTCTATTTTCCAGGCCGGAGGCTTAACCTTCGCCCAAAATGAAGCCAGTTGTGTGGTCTTTGGAATGCCCAAAGAGGCGATCGCCCTCGGTGCAGCTCGGCAAGTTTTACCCCCAGAAGCCATTCCCACCGCCATTTTGAGAAAATTGGGGAATGGGTAA
- a CDS encoding alpha/beta fold hydrolase produces MADYPADPVEYLTWNWGGFPIRYQMSGQTGPAVLLIHGFGGSVDHWRKNLPVLGQSCRCYALDLIGFGGSAKPTPVVEIEYTFETWSKQIIQFCQEVIGEPTVLVANSIGCIAVMQAAVDAPEWVKSVVLLNCSLRLLHDRRRENLPFYKRYGAPLVQDILKIKAIGHWFFAQIAKPKVVKQILEQAYGRSEAVTDELVDLLMAPALDPGAADVFIAFTRYSQGPLPEDLLATLPCPALMLWGTEDPWEPIDQGRKLGEFPAVKQFIPLQGVGHCPQDEAPELVNPLILDWVLEHTYSASR; encoded by the coding sequence ATGGCCGATTATCCGGCCGATCCGGTAGAGTATCTGACCTGGAACTGGGGTGGGTTTCCCATCCGCTATCAGATGAGCGGTCAAACGGGGCCTGCGGTGTTGCTGATCCATGGATTTGGGGGATCGGTGGATCATTGGCGTAAAAATCTCCCGGTTCTGGGTCAATCCTGTCGCTGTTATGCCTTGGATTTGATTGGCTTTGGCGGTTCGGCGAAACCTACTCCAGTAGTAGAAATCGAGTATACCTTTGAAACCTGGAGTAAGCAAATTATCCAGTTTTGTCAAGAGGTGATTGGTGAGCCGACGGTGTTGGTGGCCAATTCCATTGGCTGTATTGCCGTGATGCAAGCTGCTGTGGATGCTCCAGAGTGGGTCAAGTCTGTGGTGTTGCTGAATTGTTCTTTGCGGTTACTCCACGATCGCCGCCGAGAGAATTTACCCTTTTATAAGCGCTATGGTGCGCCCTTGGTACAGGATATTCTTAAGATTAAGGCGATCGGCCATTGGTTTTTTGCCCAAATTGCCAAACCCAAGGTGGTTAAACAAATTTTAGAACAAGCTTATGGGCGATCGGAAGCCGTCACCGATGAGCTAGTCGATTTACTCATGGCTCCAGCCCTCGATCCCGGTGCAGCCGATGTCTTTATCGCCTTCACTCGCTATTCCCAAGGCCCCCTACCCGAAGACCTCTTAGCCACCCTTCCCTGTCCAGCCCTCATGCTCTGGGGAACCGAAGACCCCTGGGAACCCATCGACCAAGGACGCAAATTAGGCGAATTTCCCGCAGTCAAGCAATTTATTCCCCTCCAAGGTGTCGGTCACTGTCCCCAAGATGAAGCCCCAGAATTAGTCAATCCCCTGATCCTCGATTGGGTATTAGAGCATACATATAGCGCTTCGCGCTAG
- a CDS encoding CHAT domain-containing protein produces MSSIDCPCLSIAIARLVGCPPPEVSGQYHAPDGNHSAHFAIWVIRASYPGGYVHHDRVWPYTLSLTWEGWQDLFQMPSQPPYCLSIPAMESNLPEMETLPFSPEEKGSYSSRLMQQLGMSLWQWVFDGPIQSCLSHSQGIALGQNKPLRVRLDIRDPDLIPLPWEIMQQSAGKQAISVSPTLLFSRTTSDVDPLPPQRTDQELNILLVFGATVEAGAMGSEELDGRAGDLQLEAEAETLAKIWVNCSPPDQTLPSLMAASVPCHVDRLIQPTPAELMAALETKTYNIVFYGGHGVPSPDGGRLYLQSETTLSGTEFANVLVRGQVTLVVLNTCWSAKGDTQTDRPTDAQTHRALPRSSFAEVLLHHGIPAVLGMREAIADREALSFIEAFAQALAKRVPIDEATAIARQRLITLYKYNQPAWTLPVLYMHPNFNGQLLVPAPEGITELPDTAVNLHQQTRTIASLRSVEETTQVWQIHGGLMRVGRREENDIVISERWVSQRHAEIIRREPLEGTPTYWLRDFSRFGTLVLRSGNWQKIHQQEIPLKSGEKIKFGSSQGQMLEFVIEEAMVNC; encoded by the coding sequence ATGTCTTCAATTGACTGTCCTTGTCTCAGTATTGCCATTGCCCGTTTGGTTGGTTGCCCCCCTCCAGAGGTCAGTGGTCAGTATCATGCTCCTGATGGAAACCACTCCGCTCATTTTGCCATTTGGGTGATTCGGGCTTCCTATCCGGGCGGATATGTTCATCATGACCGAGTTTGGCCCTACACTCTGAGCCTCACTTGGGAAGGATGGCAAGATTTATTTCAAATGCCCTCGCAACCGCCCTATTGTTTGTCCATTCCTGCTATGGAGTCTAACCTGCCAGAAATGGAGACTTTGCCCTTTTCTCCAGAGGAAAAAGGGTCTTATAGTAGTCGCTTGATGCAGCAATTGGGGATGAGTTTGTGGCAATGGGTGTTTGATGGCCCGATTCAAAGTTGTTTATCCCATAGTCAAGGAATTGCCCTCGGACAAAATAAACCTTTACGAGTTCGCTTGGATATCCGAGACCCGGATTTGATTCCTTTGCCTTGGGAAATTATGCAACAGTCAGCCGGAAAACAGGCGATTTCGGTCTCTCCAACTCTGTTGTTTAGCCGGACAACCAGTGATGTCGATCCTCTTCCTCCCCAACGGACGGATCAGGAGTTGAATATTTTATTGGTTTTTGGGGCAACGGTGGAGGCGGGGGCTATGGGTTCTGAAGAGTTGGATGGTAGGGCTGGCGATTTGCAATTGGAAGCGGAAGCGGAGACTTTAGCTAAAATTTGGGTCAATTGTAGTCCTCCCGATCAAACCCTGCCGAGTTTAATGGCTGCATCGGTTCCTTGCCATGTGGATCGGTTGATTCAACCGACTCCGGCTGAGTTGATGGCGGCGTTGGAGACGAAGACTTATAACATTGTGTTTTATGGGGGTCACGGTGTGCCGTCTCCCGATGGAGGACGGTTGTATTTACAGTCAGAAACCACCCTCAGTGGTACGGAATTTGCTAATGTTTTGGTGCGCGGACAGGTGACGTTAGTGGTGTTGAATACCTGTTGGAGTGCAAAGGGGGATACTCAGACCGATCGCCCTACGGATGCCCAAACCCATCGTGCCCTGCCTCGCAGTAGTTTTGCGGAAGTGCTACTCCATCACGGAATTCCGGCGGTTTTGGGGATGCGAGAGGCGATCGCCGATCGGGAAGCGTTGAGTTTTATTGAAGCTTTTGCACAGGCGTTGGCCAAGCGTGTACCTATCGATGAAGCTACGGCGATCGCTCGCCAACGGTTAATTACGCTCTATAAGTATAATCAGCCGGCTTGGACATTGCCGGTGTTATATATGCATCCTAATTTTAATGGACAGCTATTAGTCCCTGCCCCAGAAGGAATTACGGAACTACCGGATACAGCCGTAAATTTGCATCAACAAACCCGCACCATTGCCTCTTTGCGTTCAGTAGAAGAAACAACACAGGTTTGGCAAATTCACGGGGGGTTGATGCGTGTGGGGCGGCGAGAAGAGAATGATATTGTCATTAGTGAACGGTGGGTGTCTCAACGGCACGCGGAAATTATTCGCCGAGAACCATTGGAGGGAACGCCGACTTATTGGTTACGGGATTTTTCCCGCTTTGGAACGTTGGTGTTGCGATCGGGCAATTGGCAAAAAATTCACCAGCAAGAAATTCCCTTAAAATCGGGGGAAAAAATTAAGTTTGGCAGTTCCCAAGGGCAAATGTTGGAGTTTGTGATTGAGGAAGCGATGGTGAATTGCTAA